GATTAAAAATAGATTTTAACACTCCACACAAACAATACATAAATATTTTCATGAGGTTTTAATTGGAATGATGGAGTTTGCAAAGGAAATTATAGTGCCTACATTAAACTCAAATATTTCAAGGAGACAAAGAGAGCTGCTAAAAAAATTTCCGGTAATCATTGATTTATTTTTCAAGTTTCTTGagttattttttaataattaaatgtTTACTTCTGTATTAATTTTTAGTGACATGTTTAACATGTATATTTCTTTGTTATAAGGGGGCAATTGGAGCTCTTGATGGTACACTTGTTCATGCAATCATTCCAACTGACCTGCAAGCTCGATATAAAGGCCGAGGAAGATGTGATTGTTATCAAAATGTTTTAGCTGTATGTGATTTTTATATGATATTTACATTTGTTTGGGCTGGATGGGAGGGAGTAGCACATGATTCCAGAATATTAACAGAAGTTGCACTTGATCCGTATTCCGGGTTTCCGGTTCCTCCATCAAGTATGTAATTCCTTATCCTTTTACTAAAGTCAAATTGAaatagtacattgtacattatatAATTATCATATTATACTTCATATTACAAATAAATATTATCTTTGTGATGCGGCATATACAAATACTCGTAGATATTTAACCCCATATCGTAATACAAGATATTGGTTAGCAGATTTTCATCGTCAGCGTGCTTTAAGTAAGGAGGAAAAATTTAACCATGCATATGCAAAATTAAGAAATGTTATCGAGCGTGCTTATGGGGTGTTAAAGGCAAGGTTTCCAATCCTCAAATAGATGGCTCCATATTCATTCTCTACAAAGAGAGATATTGTGATAGCTTGTGTTGCAGTTAACAATTTCATAAGAAAGAAAAAACTAGAAGATTAATTATTTGATCAATGTGATCAAGCTTCCTTGTCAGATAATGATGGAGAAGGAGATAAAGAAGATTTAGAAGGACCAATAAATGACACACAGTGGGGATCTCAAGCCACACAATATATGAATGATCTTCGTGATCAAATTGCTCAGAAACTTTAAGAAAAGTTcttgaaaattatataattatgttTTTCATTGAATAATTTtttgttacgaccggtatttctaaaccctatctatatataattgtgtgtttataatttaaaatttaaattgtgtggaattataaatgtggatgatctatatgactgagtgcctataaactaagtgtttaatgtattagtttatataaaaaaatttaaaagaaaatcttatcatttagtatttttaaatgataatcaaaactacttcattttatatgaaaaatcaattttaaaaatctttttaacaataaattctcaaattttatatcattaaatttctaaaatcataagttattttatgatatttattttgtgatttatggaggtgcatttatatttataaaaattgttttatataaattagttgatttttaaattacaaattacttagttgcccatgcatgtaAATACCCTCAaattcaatttaaagggcataagagacaattcataccccactaaccttcttctatccaccaaaagactaaactacccttgcatgcacttttacttggttattggagaagggcactttagtacattccaaattccactattgaattagtACATGATGAACCACAAAGATAGGAGTAAACCCAAAACCACATtccactcaagctcatcattttcactctcaaattttctctcatccccctctctttttcttcattcggccgaagccccttcccccattcccttcaattttttttcatcaaatccttgccattctagCGTAATTCCATTACacattcatataatatacactaTACAAGAAGTtacatgcttaggagatgaagtttaatgcttgcatgtcttgattttttgtgatctccaaagagaaacttgtaattcatgtggattaaagagttctctatgagatatactttttatgtgcataaactaagtgtttccatgaataaaactcttttaaaacctttgcatgctactgatctttagttgtaaagtcatattctactttgcatgttagatATAGGGCtttattttcaagtataatcatgttatatatgctcttcttttcgaaaatgtacatgcatgcttagtttgtgttaaattcgaccttatatgtgcttaaaacgaattgttttcttgatattatgcttgatcttagttgttaaaaggtagtgtgcatgatcttttgaagtagttaagtattttatatcgaatttatgagctaataaccctcttgttaagtcgaacttgatttagtgatcatcttgagttgcatgttaagttttattttgcatgttggtaGTATAGGGCGTGGATGATCTCCATTATTAGTTGAGTTtttagtttagagtcttatattagtaaattttccttggttgagatttaattcgtggttttaaagtgggagttaaggtggaaaggctaggatagaatcctgaatttttttccagatttgcatgtgagttttgtgttgattttgaatgggcatttcttaggcattgcaaggcccaagccacggggagttaagaattggggtataattgagtctagaagttacaaattagagaaacccaaccatttagtgaggtgcacataccaaaatttagaatctgtccaacaggggtcagttttgttgcaacttagaaatgag
This sequence is a window from Apium graveolens cultivar Ventura chromosome 9, ASM990537v1, whole genome shotgun sequence. Protein-coding genes within it:
- the LOC141685748 gene encoding uncharacterized protein LOC141685748; the protein is MEFAKEIIVPTLNSNISRRQRELLKKFPGAIGALDGTLVHAIIPTDLQARYKGRGRCDCYQNVLAVCDFYMIFTFVWAGWEGVAHDSRILTEVALDPYSGFPVPPSNNDGEGDKEDLEGPINDTQWGSQATQYMNDLRDQIAQKL